The Cydia strobilella chromosome 26, ilCydStro3.1, whole genome shotgun sequence sequence agaTTTATAATGTTTTCAAGGAAAAGGCAAATTATTGCGGGTTGTCAATAAGACATTGATACCATAAGCATGCAattagtttttttctttttttaatctggtttttatggaggctttggacactctaggtgaacatgtcagcctcatgggtgctatcatagttccctactcaagggagaggtcaataaagtggtaaacactgattgctttgtccgatataggctttgcaaaccaacaattgatctgtccattgtgcatggagcccagactatgCAATTAGATGTAAGGACAATTACCACACTTCATTCATTTGTtaactttgcaccaacttgTACAGAACAAAGTGTGATAGTTTGATAGTcatattttcaaacaaatttgatattaatgaagacattgccacactttatcattgcaaatgccatggtTTGTGCTGTCATTTTCCTTTTTGATGACAGTAGTAGCACCTTCAATTAGTGAATGAAATTGTTATGTGTAGCGATAACAACATATGCtgcttattttataataaaaaaaaggtcgAGCAGAGTCTTATCAACACCGACATTGGCAAAGTCACCCTGTACAAAGTTGCAgagtaaaagccagaattaaaaaaataagaattaaGGATTGCACTATGAATTGCAGACTTGCACAGCTAagagttttttaaattaaattaaatattcgtttatttcaggcctggggcccataaaaatgttgttagtaaCAATGCCTTACTCTATATTAGTATATAGCACGGAAGACCAattcgtggagcaaacgactactcgagtggcgaccatggggggaagagcgtcctcaaagtagaccccagatgcgttgggacgacgacattaagaagactgtggggaaacagtggctccaagtcgcacagaaccgcgacgaatggcgcaaaatgaaggaggcctacacccaaagggtagaaaaaggctaaagagagagagagagagagagagagatattagtatatacaacaagttttgaatgattcacggttatcCCGGGTggatatatcccggtcaatataagtctagtgacttGCACAGCTGTTGGATAGATTATCACCTCTTACTCTCAGTCATGAAATGAATCAGCGCTATACTGTCATCCTAAAACTAAAAGGCTTCTAGTCAACTACTCTAAAAGACTTTTGCGGCCTTTTAGATTGAGAACGGCAGTATAATAGTTGCAATAACATTGTTATGATTACTGCGCTGATAATCTATAAGTGCACTTAATAACAAGTTAAAGCCCTTTGCTAATAATGATTCATATTTCACTGTATCCACGGTGGTGTACAAGGTTCAAAATTGTATGGCTATAGCCATAACTGAACTGAAACTGGATTGTTTCGTTTGACTTTTAACCTTTCATAGCCTTCGGAGATAATGAGATCTGAATCAGTAATTTTATTctagaaaaaagttaaattttagtcaaacattaattaaatttttgtacataatgACAGCTGGCTTTCAAATGTAGCAAATATGTAGTATGAAATGTTTGTGTTGCACAAGTATTGTACAGTTCGGCAATCATGAAATAAAGGGGTCTTATCAGAACTGCATTGTTCAATTTGTGGTTAGGATTTGCCAGTTGCATAATACCTGCATAACAACATGTTTGTTTACATGTTACTGACCTGCCAGGGGTTGACCTTCGGGATGGGTGCTTCAACAAATTTCTTAGGCTGATCATCATCTTCTTGCTGAGGTTGGTCAGGGTTCGGCGGCGCGTGGGGGTCTGTGGGCGGCTGAGGCCCTGCCTTGtgcggccgcggcggcgctCGGCGCTCCCGCTCGCGCCGCGGTTTGCCCGGCCTCCGCCCGTGCGCTATCACGGGCACGAAGCCCTCCTCCTCCTCCACTTCCACCTGCCGCACCACCACCTCCGGCACCTCCCCCGGCGGAGGCGCCTCAATGTTCTCCTTATTACTTTCGGCTCCCCGAAAGTTTAGCACGGATGCGTACGAGGGCCCGGCGCCCTCGACGGACACGCGCGCGGCCATGCCGCCGCAGCCGCTGCCCTCGTTATATAAGCCCGGGCGCGCGCTCCGCGCCGAACGACGATCACGAGCGCGCTTCCATGCTGCTCAACACGACGGCATGCTGCCGTCTGTACCGCAGATCGCAACCCGACTCCCCCACAGGACGTGACCCGATCGAACCCGCGGTGAAGGTCGAGATTTACTTTAGACACACGCGAGACTGTCGAGCGCGACACAAGAGCACACTTCTTGGAAATATTCAAGAAATCCTCGCGGCGCACCAGACTGACCCTGGATGGCCCGTATTTACATCGAAAAAATGCACTTCCGTCGTCGAGTTCCAACTTTTTTTCGACACTGAACGCTCCGCACGCACTTTATCTATCGATACCGAGTATAATTCACTGTGAAATCGGctatttagaacaaaaattcaCTAAAGAACCATATTTTGTTCATAATTCACACATGTGGTCGGACGCCCAAAAAGGGATTTTTCCGCAACACACACGGAACTTGCGGAAGGCTGTGACTTCTAATCTTACACGGACGACATTTCGTCGCTAGATGGCGTTAAAACATAAGTTTTTATTGCTACGTTCATTTTATCttgcataaattatttatttgctccACTATACGTTAATTTCAAGTATCGTATTTAATATCACATTATTAATAAAGCTATTTTACGTTTACTTGCGTATCAaaatcaaatatatattaaaacatcAATAAATGTCATTCATCATTTTGTAATAAACCTTGGTTTAGAACGCAGCATTTAGAAAATCATTTTGGACCGATCATTCAATAGAGCAAAATGCGAAAGTATTGTGAAATACCTAACTATTTAGACTTAATTAATTATCTTCTACTTACTAAacacataaaattaaatacctttagTCATCAAAactcttttatttaaatatatcaatacATTCATGTTCATGTCGTGCAAATGTCGTGTGATTTGAATTGTCTATGGTAGTCATAAAAGAGCGCCCCAATAACTATACTCTGTCAAGCAATtactgtcagtagaaaaaaccggcaaagggcgtgccaggataagctaagtgattcTGTCCCCGACGAATTTgggcttgtaatttttatggTTGGTGTGGCTCTACACCAGTAATTATTGTGCAAAATTTGAGCACCCTAAACAttatagtttttgtaaaaaaaaaaacgtaaaatcaTTGTTCTTTGATAACTTTTTTCTAGTTAACCGATTTTAGTATCATTCACATATGTTGTACATTGAGTCAAGATAATTAtatgtcataataatattttcattatgtcatagcaaaaaaaaaaactggctaaacttttttttttaattacttacaggTTAGAGACCGCTCTAGTTTTTTCACCAATAGTACACCCACTAATAAACTacaacatgtatttttttcaaaattttatctgAGGGAGAACATAGAGATATCTTTACATACATTTCCTAGACTCGCCTTAATATAACATAATACGAAATGTGTGAAACCTCTTTAGAGAAACGTGCAGATtgcatacctacttaatactGGCCACTTACATTTCGTtacgttaaattaaaaaaaaagtttaaaagtaaaaaatctaACTTAAAACAAAGCTCAAAGTGTTTCCATATTTTTCACACATTTCGTATTATGTTATATTAAGGCGAGTCTAGGAAATGTATGTAAAGATATCTCTATGTTCTCCCTCAGatagaattttgaaaaaaatacatgttgtAGTTTATTAGTGGGTGTACTATTGGTGAAAAAACTAGAGCGGTCCCTAACCtgtaagtaattaataaaaaaattaagtttagtcagctttttttttttgctatgacaatgaaaatattattatgtcatatAATTATCTTGACTCAATGTACAACATATGTGAATTATACTAAAATCGGTTAACTAGAAAAAAAGTTATCAAAGAACAAtgatttatcgttttttttttacaaaaactataaAGTTTAGGGTGCTCAAATTTTGCACAATAATTACTGGTGTAGAGCCACACCAAccataaaaattacaagcccAAATTCGTCGGGGGCAgaatcacttagcttatcctggcacgccctttaaaaaaaatctggcgCGAAGGGTTATTGCATGGTTATCAATGGTTAATTGgctcatagaaaatttgaatttcgcgcattTTTCTATTGACAATTGTTTGATCggctatacaaaaaaaaattttttttcaaattatttaaatctaACAATTTTACTAAATAGATTCTGAACTTAAATAGGATTTTACTATATTAAGATTCTTTAGGAAATATTAACTGCTGTAGGTGTTAGTAGGGCAGTACATACCCAAAAAATAACGACAACTACTGCAATAGTGATAAACGTCCTTGCAAGAACTCATCAAGTATGGTAAGGGTGCACATacccaacaacaaaacaaacaaagaactATAGCACATAAATGCGTACACATAGTTATTTTACTGACTACCACGCTCATGCCAGAGTACCCACATTCCGGGCAGACGATGGGACAAGGGCCGAAACCAAGATGCCGAAGTCGAGGTGGCGGTGGCATGGCATTATCTACGTATATGTCGAAAGCCGCGTTGTAATTCGGAGGTGGGCAATGTGGCACAAAGGATGGCGATGGTATAAACGTTCCCATCAATCTCGGTCTTCTCCTAACTGCCATTTGTCTCAAGACGTAGGAGTATGATGGAGGCGCACTTGTCAAGGAATCGGGGGGTGACAGGTCGCCTGGTCTGGGACCAGCATTATTCTGCTTTACATTCTGACCAAACACACTATACTGTGATTTAGCCATCATATTGCTTAAAACTGAAATATTCAATGTGTCGCTATTGGTCAAACGGGATAAAGCTTGGATGAACAAAGATTGAGGTACATTCTCGGCTTGGCGGATTGTTGCtgaatttaatgattttaacgGTTGGGAAGAAATTGGTGATTGAATTTTAAGAGCACATCTCCGTGAGGCATGTGTGCCGGGTATTACCACAGACGGAGGTGCACTGATTAAAAGAAGAGGCACAGAATAATTCGCAGTGGTCACAGAAGGTCTttcttcgttaattatctcggCACTTGAATGACTGGTTGGACTTCTTGGAGATTGGACATCTTCTGATGCGGTTTCTAAAGAATGTGAGGCAATTTCATGAGAAGTTATAGAATCTATATTCGGTATTTGGAGTTCTATGTTTGGGGGTATAGGTCGGTCAATACCGTCGTCTCGACTGCTTCTTGAAGTATTTGTCTCCATTTTTCTGcaataaatatacattattaaaaaaaagttttacaatTTTGATAAGAATAGTAGCTgtggaaaatatatttatttgaagGTAGGATTCAAACTGGAATTAGATACTCTTAGATAATAGGTAGTGCGTAGGCAAGTTATGAGTATACTAGTAGTTTAAGGTATTTATGCtgaaaattcaattttaatatttaaaataactaacTGCGGCTTCAGGTACTAAAATAATTACGCATTTCGATGTTGGATCACAAAGATTTATAATAAGCTAACAATTTCAGGAGAGGAATCGTTAAAGAgaagataaatatttacttaattgtgATTGTTTACAAATGAAATAGGTAATGACCAAATCTAAAATTATGACATTTACCTACTCAAATAATGTGACACGAATATGACGAAACATTTcaaaacatagacatagtatatacaagtttCAAAAGAAATAATAGGCTGAAAGACAATAATCATGCCTTCGGCTCTAtgaaatgtcaaaatataaaatgtttttctttgtctattgtaaagCTAAATACATGGAACAAAATTGTTTTCGTAAATTTAACTTACTAAatggaaaaaataatttattatttgctttaattttgCAAATAGTACGTCTGCAAACATaatctattaataatttttaatatttttgcatttataaattttttaaattttcaattttgtcATCTGGTAACTGCCCTTTAAAGGTTCTGTCAAAATTTTCCATTTCCGGTCTTTTTACTCCTCCGTGGCATGGCGGACGGTCTGAGCCGCCGTATATAGTGTTTTTTGGAGGAAATTCTTCGCTAAATAGCGAAATGGTAAGTTTATTATCAAATTAAAGTGGATTACATACACTAAACTTGTAAAGTGGGCGAAATAAACAAGTGCAAGTGATATTTTTATAAGGCATTTCGATGGTGAGTGGTCCACGTGTTTCGAGAGTTATTTCTTATAAATATCATCAATCTAATAGTTTCCCACGGTTACTAATCCATAATTAAGTTATGAAAGTGGttaattttcaataattaaGATGGTTTTCTGGCTTGCATTTTTGGAAGAAGGAAGTTTACACCACGGCGTGATCACGGCATGACTCCAAATTAGAGTCGAATAAACGCTTGTTTcggtttattttgtttaattacgGGTCTAAATTGATAGTATTCTAGTTTTATCcgaaattttaatagttttacatGAAATTACAGTCTTGTTATACTTTGAGGTTGCATCGAAAATTttgaggttaggttaggtttcgTTAATTTCTTTTATTACTTTCAGATATTTTGTAACAAAACATAGGACAGTTAACTAttgattttcaaaatatattttctatgaGCTATGGGTGTGAAGAACACTGTATAACATGTAAATAATTGTTGTTGTCTAACCTTGCACTTGTTGAGTCACACAATGAAAaccaatgaaaataaatattattagtttttaattaaatttaattcagaatcagaaaaccacacacaaaaaaaaaataattactccaCTACAATtgctttatattaaaaatatttcattgtaAACCAGTGCTAACATTCAATCCTTCTATGGATTAAATCTTTTATTATATCAGAAGAGGCATGAAATATACATAGTGTTTCCGTATACTTAATATTGATTGTAGTTAATATAATAAACCAATTATGGATATCCATTCAACCTTGATATTTTCAAACCCCAAACTCTTCCTGGTTGAGCCACCATTGGCCTTTCAGGTACATGTAGGGGGACATTAAAGTTCCCTTAGGAAACACTGCACAGGCTACTGTCTGGCAGTGTGTCGACATGTGGAACACATTACTATTCtaacttgaaataaatatacattctttgttatttatttattttatttatttattattattcggagatccaacagctgttaacatgactataggttttataaatatgatacaaaaagccaattacaggttctcaccagtagctacatattaacaaaaacaattggtggttagcactattgcACGATGGACTGCCACCTGGTGGACGCTCGTGAACTTTGCCCAGCCAGCCAGTTGTTTGTGTGTTGTCAGACAGTTGTTTTATACGCAGCTATAGATGACTGGTTTCTGTAGTGTGCCGTTTTTTgtctggcagtgaatgtgttaaggatGAGGGATGGGATGACTTGACACTCGTCAACAGTGTCCAACCTGCACTGTCTTGATATTGTCAGGTGACACCCATAACTCAATAATACAGTCAAACCTGGATAAGAGAGCTCAAGGGAGCGCAATCTCTTGTTGTCATATCCTCTAGTCGCCCAGAcgtcaaaacttgccaagacaaatgcaattttgatttgtcaaaacaaagattcAAATTAGAACGGAACaggagacctttttataggtctctgggcggctagaggatATAGAGGTTTCTCGGTAACCTGAGTTTCTAGCTTATAGAGTGATAGAAGAGTTCTATTTCACTTATAGAGGTCAATAAAATTACAGCTAATATGTGACGGTTTTTCTATGATAGGCCGCTAGGCacttaattgtgacgttttcaacccaaaggtaccacattgtcgcttgttgataaggttgatttcttattgaagctatatggaaatagcgccttagttagttagttatgctgggcattttccgcaaatcgacatccaatgtgcctattttgcgtgattacaatagcgccttactgacaagcgacattaagtacccttttggttgaaaatggcacatatgtgggttattgtaaacaaacaatgtgtgtgtgttatttaattgaaataatAGCTGGACATAatgttcacaaaaaaaaacagaactgtttttacattttgtaaatgtttttcCATTACTGAAGTAGTTAAAAAACCttattcaaaacaaaatttcTTAATTCCAGAGTCTATCAGTCGCCCGACCATTAGTGTCGGTCTACTCTGAGAAGAGTGAGGTGGTCGCTGGGGCTGCTCTGCCGCTCCCGTTCGTGTTCAAGGCGCCGATCCGCCCAGACCTCGTCAACAATGTGCATGTGTCCATGTCCAAGAATGCGAGGCAGCCCTACAGCGTGAACAAGGAGGCtggtatgtataatttgtatgttaAGGTGCATCCACATGTCAACTTTTGTGGGGCCACACTGTAACAATAGGTAACTTGCTGTTGCACAGTGCTGCTCTACAAAAGTTAACTGTGATGTGGATGcacatttaattgtatttttgtgaGAGGCAAAACTTGTAGTAAAAAGCCGGGTCACAGAGCGAGCAtgcgcgcgaggcaatttcctcgcgcacaaaacggccactGTAGACaagcctcggccgaggcggcgcgcgtgAGACAAGTCTAATAATGTCGATACAACACGCGCGCCTCgcccgaggcacgtctacactggccgttttgtgcgcgaggaaattgcctcgcgcgtatgctcacTCTGTTTGAACCCGGCTAAAGCTGAAATCGCGCGGAGAGCTACCGCCCACAGTCTGCGTCGGACCACCAACTCGTGCGCTCTTTAAAGACCTCGTTATGGAGCAAAACATGTTGAGCAATATGTCAGTGTCTCacataagttttgttattaaaatgataTTGGTATTCTAATTACTAAATTCAAAGAGCAGGGTGTGCTGTTAAATAGCAAGAATGTGAActtaatatgatatttatttatttatttattttcggagaaccaacagctatcaattatacaatagttatataagtaaataacaaaaagccaattataggttcccaccaatagcaacaagttaacacataattggtggttagcactaaaattttacaacgtattcaactaatactaatttcaaaatgtgaatacctacttatcaaatacccacaattcaatactcttaatatactcttcttcttcttcttcttcctgcctctATCCCAGTtcatctggggtcgggcctccttgtgCATCGGCGCCAGGATATTCTATCCCGGGTTGTCACTGGTGCAAGCTTCTGGGCTTTCAAATCCTTTTCGACGGTTGACCACCAAGTGGCTGGTGGTCTGCCTCTTCCTCTAGGCCCTGTATTGATGTTAAGTACAGTCTTCACAGAGTAGGTATCGTCGCGGCGCATAACATGTCCATACCAGCGGAGCCTACTTTCTCGGAGTTTTTCTGTTACTGGAGCCACTTTGAATGAACCCCGGATATGTTCATTCCTTACCCTATCTATGCGCGTAACTCCTCCagcccatctcagcatcttcatttctgCCGTGTGCAGTTGCTGTTTGTGCTTGCTAAGGGCTGTCCAGCATTCCGCGCCGTATAACATGGCAGGTCTCACGGCCGTTTTATATACTTTGCCCTTGGTTTTAATTGGCATTTTAGGGTCACATAGAACTCCAGAGAGGGAGCGCCATTTCAGCCATGCTGTGTTTACGCGGTGATTTACATCCTCTTCTATGCGAGTATCAGATGTTAGCATGGATCCTAAGTACTTAAAGCGGGTAACGGTTGGAAGCGTTGCATTGTCGATCTGTATCTTGCAGTTTAATTCTTCTGTGCCACCCAGATCGCATTCCATATATTCTGTTTTTGTGCGACTAATTCGGAGTCCATGCCTTTCGAGTTCTG is a genomic window containing:
- the LOC134753098 gene encoding uncharacterized protein LOC134753098 → METNTSRSSRDDGIDRPIPPNIELQIPNIDSITSHEIASHSLETASEDVQSPRSPTSHSSAEIINEERPSVTTANYSVPLLLISAPPSVVIPGTHASRRCALKIQSPISSQPLKSLNSATIRQAENVPQSLFIQALSRLTNSDTLNISVLSNMMAKSQYSVFGQNVKQNNAGPRPGDLSPPDSLTSAPPSYSYVLRQMAVRRRPRLMGTFIPSPSFVPHCPPPNYNAAFDIYVDNAMPPPPRLRHLGFGPCPIVCPECGYSGMSVVVSKITMCTHLCAIVLCLFCCWVCAPLPYLMSSCKDVYHYCSSCRYFLGMYCPTNTYSS